One window from the genome of Scatophagus argus isolate fScaArg1 chromosome 13, fScaArg1.pri, whole genome shotgun sequence encodes:
- the LOC124069005 gene encoding myomegalin-like isoform X5, whose product MLDLKMKETCRICGRELCGNQRRWIFHPTAKLNLQVLLSHALGRELTRDGRGEFACSKCTFMLDRMYRFDTVIARVEALSIERLQRLLQEKHRLRQCIGGLYRKTNSEEGAVTLAGVNEGPGDGMVDISGLTHAKYCALLQDDLVYSLYESWADDSLDCPHHHPQCPGGPGSEATITGSHRCVASTPRKCRGCSYLRVADSDYEAVCKVPRKLARSISCGPSTRYSASIIVGSVTGGVGGGGEEKRENVEESEEAPSSLTLVPGSQDPSRTSDSDRTLAGRASSSPSIASLETTEEYIQPGAIADGPLSSPREPIDDRISDSFSEDHMGNPHDQASPGPSLSLALCLLQSYAVHRPVRSSKGSKLPVLLRRSSSNGGVRVDSPDPVLGVSYGAPDRERNNHMPASEMESPRIRLDVGLDQVPNLADMEDLLEDLYKEYPPPPPHQSLVEEQQSQLNQYECAAGQCVSELQKAQLQVQSLQAKIQESEANNMKLQEKLNEMESELRSIRQAAQSQERTIQGLTESNNTKDREAQELYELIDGQNTMLCKLREMAHRNQLAQCKAPEGVSESLTLAQLQGELVGVQSSLFSLGLELEASQRSLRQSQRQGDDLMRFKDRLNSDLQEVLQHREVTEKHNQDLRCALQKTRSELQAKEAALKESEAERHAVVQEKDRNVAQLKRSLQDKEQQLQEYSEMLESAGSSKPRDALLEKLRERIKERDRALERSIDDKFHSVEELEGQVRRLQLALREKERDLERLRCILSNNEETITSLDALVRGKELELEQAAEAYRNLQWLKQQSEEKERHTLREKDTIISQLQAALQTRSQETQDLTGALVARVQAGPTEVVEELKARLALKEKLFQELLSDRSRQSNEHQAQVQDMLNTLSSKDQYLQDYSYRLSLVISEQTSQLQELRRQLSLREQELCELKRDKEREMGGETEHLQSLLKEKEAFIKELMQGQEEVMQPFSKESEAEMRAMQEELQLVLKKEREAQTELSALRLSLAHQQVTPANTKDNSDHQCVLEQLVSEYNKLNEALKAEKRLYQNLVQIHTKSDSSEKVQALHTELDSVQALRRQLEEVLARTRNIALVLEREAKKQPDLGELSTEEEEEEEEGDDEDVSSDEFTDSIEEDDDKLTGRNLASIQARGPECVTGTPLRGADVKQLEEAKKTLENQLQEICLQLERDGYTTVAQMRSALQRLQQENQALKESCEVVGLRTNTKKNLKSLIQEEEDEEEEDEEEEEQEEEDTEEEEEEEEGEETPPQLVGKRGPPCVSLSDERGKRQCMRPLTTHHHRHQPETEVEPAGGSSEVGELWQDIEEGLREQAARLSSDLSLSHQENRELQERLMVSEATVHAQAEQLKDYRDLLTETSVQQASKQVQVDLQDLGYETCGRSENEAEREDTSSPEFDDLEMCTSLSHHQVYEGGGGSWYAGNCSSNQGAYEMRGESASLQHLVQDLRSQLTRCHKVIRGLQLRVRSLSATSDYASSLERTPRKVNWAFETSPAPSGVEEDEGWMSDTQGIHSGSKPSRELQELMARVESLEAQLKSSRREGKGQAEEEKCATWPGKYNSLIQTQARELSHLRQRMREGQGVCHILTQNLGDTTKAFEELLRANDIDYYMGQSFREQLAQNTALAQRVVAKISGRDRAESHNDKTGHELLALQLSKELQQKDKIIESLHTKLQQRPETPSSCHALSETTDQSDRTSLVSDEYRTNEDLELCSELDAREYQEEHRQQQPGHGSGQDVPPSVCLPHGFLKSSSSCPNMLCSARVGLTNQSSRALFSEPVSFSLSAPSGPDVWGVEVTSDPRPRALSVIAVRPELDTLYKKMNEQNRDFAVPDDKPLFTLPPGAHNQHNLSSYSQLSHHAFQQYQLGGIPDSHSLKCDSGPVTGGTLWDMDNMVQPAGSFSESPGHQQGGNHAGVNFIEEHLREVRCLRQRLEESIRTNERLRQQLEEKLSTAGRDGGAPTNIYIQGLDTVTQLSNEIRVLKEENLGLQSRLQASTDTCEEVVQLREAVFTARARLKQAELEAEQWKEELRRLQAHSQEQGQQIHTLRQERQASQEKTNRLQHEVSLLQQQLCEGRELIHSLQSELQVYDRVCSGTKANKGYLCELPGLPVELGELLAEVRSLRAQLQNSVQENSALKQLELHKQLEQKLGVGSPRTPSLSALTASPQRENFYRRQLLHDPLDPHSELEGEAPDGSFANRNGRHTIGHVDDFSALQQQVLEGRSLVQRMETTLQACLGPSLLEGNRRQSNELVLDYGCVKSLLSSTKTLRQILEEAMSLLKMFWRAALPSTDPSIQNLKKEQCMQEEILSLKLRISEQEEVLKGTIQRLRSTSRTKENMEHFIVNQLSRTRDVLKKARTNLEKNELRLSSLSSSSSSPYAAEDPGGIARERPADGSFLKTGGASGAAANQRPAARKRSSQCLL is encoded by the exons AGGGTCAGAGGCAACAATCACAGGCTCACATCGCTGTGTTGCCAGCACTCCCAGGAAGTGTCGGGGATGTTCCTACTTACGGGTGGCAGACTCTGACTATGAAGCTGTTTGCAAAGTGCCCAGAAAGCTGGCACGGAGTATTTCCTGTGGCCCATCAACCAGATATTCAGCCAGTATTATTGTAGGGAGTGTGACTGGgggagtgggaggaggtggggaagagaaaagagaaaatgtggagGAGTCAGAAGAAGCCCCCTCCTCTCTAACTCTGGTCCCTGGTTCTCAGGACCCCTCGAGGACATCAGACAGCGATCGCACCCTGGCTGGACGAGCCAGCTCCAGCCCATCAATAGCTTCCTTAGAGACAACTGAAGAATATATTCAGCCTGGGGCCATTGCAGATGGGCCGCTTAGCTCCCCCAGGGAACCAATAGATGATCGAATATCTGACTCCTTCTCTGAAGACCACATGGGAAACCCACATGACCAAGCCTCACCTGGACCCAGCCTCTCTTTAGCCCTCTGTTTGCTGCAGAGCTATGCTGTCCACCGACCAGTCCGGAGCTCTAAGGGGAGCAAATTGCCAGTGCTGCTTCGCAGGAGCTCTAGCAATGGAGGGGTGAGAGTGGACTCCCCTGATCCAGTTCTGGGAGTGTCTTATGGAGCTCCAGATAGAGAAAGAAACAACCACATGCCAGCATCTGAGATGGAGAGCCCTCGAATCAGGCTAGATGTTGGACTTGATCAGGTGCCGAACCTGGCTGACATGGAAGATTTATTGGAAGATTTGTACAAAGAATATCCTCCCCCGCCTCCCCACCAG AGCCTTGttgaggagcagcagagtcAACTGAACCAGTATGAGTGTGCGGCTggtcagtgtgtcagtgagCTGCAGAAGGCCCAGCTCCAGGTCCAGTCCTTGCAGGCCAAGATCCAGGAGAGCGAGGCCAACAACATG AAGCTGCAGGAGAAGTTGAATGAGATGGAGTCTGAGCTGCGTTCAATCCGTCAGGCTGCTCAGAGTCAGGAAAGAACCATTCAGGGTCTCACAGAGTCCAACAACACCAAAGACCGTGAG GCCCAGGAGCTGTACGAGCTGATTGATGGGCAGAACACCATGCTGTGTAAGCTGAGAGAAATGGCCCACCGCAACCAGCTTGCTCAATGCAAG GCTCCAGAGGGGGTCAGCGAATCCTTGACGCTCGCCCAGCTGCAGGGCGAGCTGGTGGGGGTGCAGAGCTCCCTATTCTCCCTTGGTCTAGAGCTGGAAGCCAGCCAAAGGAGTCTGAGACAGAGTCAGAGGCAAGGAGATGACCTGATGAGGTTCAAGGACAGACTCAACTCTGATCTACAGGAGGTACTGCAGCACAGGGAggtcactgaaaaacacaaccag GACCTTCGTTGTGCTCTTCAGAAGACTCGCTCTGAGCTTCAGGCTAAAGAAGCAGCTCTGAAGGAAAGCGAGGCAGAGAGACACGCTGTGGTGCAGGAAAAAGACAGGAACGTCGCACAGCTCAAACGCTCTCTGCAGGACAAGGAGCAACAGTTACAG GAGTACTCAGAGATGTTGGAGTCAGCAGGAAGCTCCAAACCAAGAGATGCCCTGCTAGAGAAACTAAGAGAGCGTAttaaagaaagagacagagctctggag CGTTCGATCGATGACAAATTCCACtctgtggaggagctggagggtCAGGTGAGGAGGCTGCAGCTGGCCCTCAGGGAGAAGGAACGAGACCTGGAGAGACTCCGCTGCATCCTGTCCAACAATGAGGAGACCATCACG AGTCTGGACGCCTTGGTGCGCGGTAAAGAACTGGAGCTGGAGCAGGCTGCAGAGGCCTACAGGAACCTCCAGTGGctgaagcagcagagtgaggagaaggagaggcatACGCTGAGAGAGAAGGACACCATCATCAGCCAATTACAGGCAGCTCTACAGACACGCAGCCAGGAGACACAG GATCTGACAGGTGCCCTCGTTGCCAGAGTTCAGGCAGGTCCTACTGAGGTCGTAGAGGAGCTGAAGGCTCGGCTGGCACTGAAAGAGAAGTTGTTCcaggagctgctgtctgacCGCAGTCGCCAGTCTAATGAACACCAAGCACAGGTCCAAGACATGCTAAACACGCTCAGCTCCAAAGACCAGTATCTGCAG GACTACTCTTACAGGCTCTCCCTTGTGATAAGCGAGCAGACCAGCCAGCTGCAGGAGCTCCGCAGACAACTGTCACTGAGAGAGCAGGAGCTGTGCGAGCTGAAACgggacaaggagagagagatgggaggagagacGGAGCATCTGCAGAGCCTGCTTAAAGAGAAAGAAGCCTTTATCAAG GAACTGATGCAGGGCCAAGAGGAGGTGATGCAGCCGTTTTCTAAAGAGAGCGAGGCAGAAATGAGGGCTATGCAGGAGGAGTTGCAACTGGTActgaagaaggagagagaggctCAG ACGGAGCTCTCTGCTCTGCGTTTGTCTTTGGCTCACCAGCAGGTCACACCAGCGAACACTAAGGACAATTCTGATCACCAA TGTGTGCTGGAGCAGCTTGTGTCAGAGTACAACAAGCTGAACGAAGCCCTGAAGGCGGAGAAGAGATTATACCAAAATCTTGTGCAGATTCACACCAAGAGTGACAG CTCAGAGAAGGTCCAGGCTCTCCACACTGAGCTAGACTCAGTTCAGGCTCTCCGTCGACAGCTGGAGGAGGTCCTGGCCAGGACCCGTAACATAGCCCTGGTGCTGGAAAGGGAGGCTAAAAAGCAGCCTGACTTAGGAG AGctcagcacagaggaagaagaggaggaggaggagggagacgaTGAAGATGTCAGCAGTGACGAGTTCACAGACAGCATagaggaagatgatgataaATTGACAGGCAGAAATTTGGCCTCCATTCAG GCTCGTGGACCGGAGTGTGTGACCGGCACACCTCTGAGGGGAGCTGATGTAAAACAGCTTGAGGAAGCAAAGAAGACCCTTGAAAATCAGCTTCAAGAAATATGTTTACAACTTGAGAGGGATGGATACACCACCGTGGCTCAGATGAG GAGCGCActgcagaggctgcagcaggagaacCAGGCCCTGAAAGAAAGCTGTGAAGTTGTGGGactgaggacaaacacaaagaagaatcTGAAGAGCCTAATccaggaagaggaagacgaagaggaggaggacgaggaggaggaagaacaggaggaggaggatacagaggaagaagaagaagaagaagaaggggaggaAACACCTCCACAGCTTGTGGGGAAGCGAGGTCCTCCGTGTGTTAGCCTGAGTGACGAGCGAGGGAAGAGGCAGTGCATGAGACCTCTGACGACCCATCATCACAGGCACCAGCCTGAGACG gaggtggagccagCTGGTGGTAGCAGCGAGGTGGGAGAACTGTGGCAGGATATAGAGGAAGGTCTCCGTGAGCAGGCGGCCCGTCTGAGCTCTGATCTGTCTCTGAGCCACCAAGAgaacagagagctgcaggaaaGACTGATGGTGTCTGAGGCAACAGTCCACGCTCAGGCTGAACAGCTGAAGGACTACAGAGACCTGCTCA cagagacaTCAGTCCAGCAGGCCAGTAAGCAGGTTCAGGTGGACCTCCAGGACTTGGGTTATGAGACTTGTGGTCGCAGTGAGAACGAAGCTGAGAGAGAAGACACCAGCAGCCCAG AGTTTGATGACCTGGAGATGTGCACATCACTGTCTCATCACCAAGTCTACGAGGGTGGAGGTGGCAGCTGGTACGCTGGTAACTGCAGCAGTAACCAAGGTGCTTATGAAATGAGGGGTGAGTCAGCCTCTCTGCAACATCTGGTCCAGGATCTCCGCTCACAGCTGACCCGCTGCCACAAAGTGATCCGTGGGCTGCAGCTGCGTGTCCGCTCGCTATCCGCCACCAGCGACTACGCCTCCAGCCTAGAGCGCACCCCACGCAAG GTAAACTGGGCCTTTGAGACATCACCGGCCCCCAGTGGTGTGGAAGAGGATGAAGGCTGGATGTCTGACACCCAGGGGATTCACTCAGGGTCCAAGCCCAGCAGGGAACTGCAAGAACTGATGGCACGAGTTGAGTCACTGGAGGCCCAACTGAAGAGCTCCAGACGTGAGGGCAAAGGccaagcagaggaggagaaatgtgCCACCTGGCCTGG CAAGTACAACTCTCTGATCCAGACACAAGCTCGTGAGCTGTCCCACCTGAGgcagaggatgagagagggGCAAGGAGTCTGCCATATCCTCACCCAGAACCTGGGTGACACCACCAAG GCATTTGAGGAGCTGCTACGTGCCAATGATATTGATTACTACATGGGTCAGAGCTTCAGAGAGCAGCTGGCACAGAACACTGCCCTGGCACAAAGAGTGGTCGCCAAAATCAGTGGAC GTGATCGTGCAGAAAGCCACAATGACAAGACAGGCCATGAGCTGCTTGCCCTGCA GCTGAGCAAGGAGCTCCAGCAGAAAGATAAAATCATAGAGTCACTCCACACCAAGCTGCAGCAGCGTCCAGAGACTCCATCCAGCTGCCACGCTCTCTCTGAGACCACAGACCAATCCGACAGAACCTCCCTGGTGTCTGATGAGTACAGAACCAATGAAGACTTAGAGCTGTGCTCTGAATTAGACGCCAGAGAATATCAGGAGGAGCAccggcagcagcagccaggacACGGATCAGGACAAGACG tccctccatctgtctgtcttcctcatGGCTTCCTCAAGTCCTCCAGTAGCTGTCCCAACATGCTTTGCTCTGCCCGTGTGGGTTTGACCAATCAGTCCTCCAGAG CCCTTTTCAGTGAGCCtgtctccttctccctctctgccccCTCTGGCCCTGATGTCTGGGGTGTGGAAGTCACTTCTGACCCCCGGCCCAGGGCCCTGTCTGTGATCGCAGTTCGCCCAGAGCTGGACACGCTGTACAAAAAGATGAATGAGCAGAACAGGG aCTTTGCAGTCCCCGATGATAAACCTCTGTTCACTCTACCACCTGGTGCCCACAACCAGCACAACCTCTCCAGCTACAGCCAGCTATCCCATCATGCCTTTCAACAGTATCAGCTGGGTGGCATTCCAGACAGCCACTCACTGAAGTGCGATTCAGGTCCAGTGACAGGAGGGACTTTGTGGGACATGGACAACATGGTTCAGCCGGCTGGAAGCTTTTCTGAATCACCCGGACACCAGCAAGGAGGCAACCATGCAG GGGTGAATTTCATTGAGGAACACTTGCGGGAGGTGAGGTGTCTCCGTCAGCGTCTGGAGGAGTCCATTAGGACCAATGAGAGACTGCGACAGCAGCTGGAAGAGAAACTGTCCACCGCTGGGCGTGATGGAG GGGCTCCAACAAACATCTACATTCAGGGGCTGGACACGGTCACTCAACTGTCCAATGAGATCAGAGTCCTGAAGGAAGAGAACTTGGGTCTACAGTCACGCCTGCAGGCCAGCACAG ACACGTGTGAGGAGGTGGTGCAGTTGCGTGAGGCTGTGTTTACAGCACGTGCCCGCCTGAAACAAGCAGAGCTGGAGGCAGAGCAGTGGAAGGAAGAGCTAAGACGACTTCAGGCTCACAGTCAGGAGCAGGGACAGCAGATACACACATTAAGGCAGGAACGGCAGGCCAGTCAGGAGAAAACTAACAG GCTCCAGCATGAGGTGTCtctactgcagcagcagctctgtgaaggcAGGGAGCTCATCCACTCCCTGCAGAGTGAACTACAAGTGTATGATCGAGTGTGTTCCGGCACAAAGGCCAACAAAG GCTACCTGTGTGAGCTCCCGGGTCTACCGGTGGAGCTGGGAGAGCTGCTTGCTGAGGTGAGGAGTCTGCGAGCTCAGTTGCAAAACAGTGTCCAGGAGAACAGCGCCCTCAAACAACTGGAGCTCCACAAGCAGCTGGAGCAGAAGCTTGGTGTCGGCTCTCCTCGGACTCCCTCCCTGTCTGCCCTCACTGCCAGCCCTCAAAGAGAAAACTTCTACAGGCGACAGCTGCTACACG ACCCTCTTGACCCTCACTCTGAGCTGGAGGGGGAGGCCCCCGATGGATCGTTTGCAAACCGCAACGGCCGCCACACCATCGGTCACGTGGATGACTTCAGTGCTCTTCAGCAGCAGGTCTTAGAGGGCCGAAGCCTTGTCCAGCGCATGGAGACAACCCTGCAGGCCTGCCTTGGCCCATCACTGCTGGAGGGCAACCGGAGACAGAGCAATGAGCTG GTCCTGGACTACGGGTGTGTGAAGAGTCTGCTGTCCAGCACCAAGACTTTGAGGCAGATTCTGGAGGAGGCGATGTCTCTACTGAAGATGTTCTGGAGAGCAGCTCTGCCCAGCACCGATCCCTCCATCCAAAACCTTAAGAAG gagcaGTGTATGCAGGAGGAGATCTTGTCCCTGAAACTGCGTATATCAGAGCAGGAAGAAGTGCTTAAAGGGACAATTCAAAGACTGAGGAGCACCAGCCGCACCAAGGAGAATATGGAGCACTTCATAGTCAACCAAT tgtcaaGGACTCGTGATGTGCTGAAGAAAGCAAGGACAAATTTAGAG AAGAATGAGCTGAGACTTTCTTCTCtaagctcctcctcttcctctccttatGCTG